The following are encoded together in the Vigna unguiculata cultivar IT97K-499-35 chromosome 2, ASM411807v1, whole genome shotgun sequence genome:
- the LOC114173984 gene encoding GATA transcription factor 26-like: MGKQGPCYHCGVTSTPLWRNGPPEKPVLCNACGSRWRTKGTLANYTPLHARTEIDACGDQKVSRVKNISNKKREVTLLKPNNDHDNELSGGFAPEYSQGCQIFADEDVSNRSSSGSAISNSESCAQYDAMDACDLTGPVQSVVWDAMVPSKKRTCVGRPKPSSVEKLTKDLCTILHEQQSYFSASSEEDLLFENETPMVSVEIGHGSILIRHPSSIVRDEESEASSLSVDNKQCPTSEAYSYVGPITTHNDSSHLKPSSLEVEKIMNYTEQGRQPEQHKSENSQLERLQILGNHESPLCSIDLNDIVNYEEFLRILTNEEQQQLLKLLPVVDTAKLPDSLKVMFNSSQFKENLTYFQQLLAEGVFDISLRGAKPEDCKTLKRLAISNLSKSKWVEHYNFLKTQKCKNKAGKFDSFGSAVTATTNANKRTRDSRNQNFPEMNTEMRSPKKMITKFDSEVKEGVEDGACYSPKSLFTLPTDASSLMLDSLNFVEEINEQDLLLEVPSNTSFPQAELLHPSSSHGAQVSTSSSSVYSHLTHH; this comes from the exons GCACACCACTCTGGCGTAATGGACCACCCGAGAAGCCAGTACTATGCAATGCATGTGGGTCTCGGTGGAGAACAAAGGGAACTCTTGCAAATTATACCCCTTTACATGCTCGAACAGAAATTGATGCTTGTGGGGATCAAAAGGTTTCCAGGGTAAAGAACATATCAAATAAGAAGAGAGAAGTGACATTGCTCAAGCCAAATAATGACCATGATAATGAACTATCTGGAGGGTTTGCACCTGAGTACAGCCAGGGATGTCAAATCTTCGCAGATGAAGATGTAAGCAACCGATCAAGTTCAGGATCGGCTATTTCTAACTCAGAGAGCTGTGCACAATATGATGCCATGGATGCTTGTGATCTGACAG GTCCTGTTCAGTCAGTGGTTTGGGATGCCATGGTGCCTTCAAAAAAGAGGACATGCGTTGGTCGGCCAAAGCCTTCTTCTGTTGAGAAGCTAACAAAAGATTTATGTACCATTCTTCATGAACAACAGTCTTATTTTTCTGCATCTTCTGAGGAAGATCttctttttgaaaatgaaacacCAATGGTCTCTGTTGAGATAGGACATGGAAGCATTCTCATCAGGCATCCTAGCTCTATAGTCCGTGACGAAGAGTCTGAGGCTAGTTCTCTTTcagttgataataaacaatgTCCAACGAGTGAGGCATATTCTTATGTTGGTCCCATTACAACGCATAATGATTCTAGTCACCTGAAGCCATCATCTCTGGAAGTTGAAAAGATCATGAACTATACTGAACAAGGAAGGCAGCCGGAGCAACATAAAAG tgaAAATTCTCAACTTGAAAGATTACAAATCCTTGGCAATCATGAATCACCGCTGTGCTCTATAGATTTAAAT GATATAGTAAACTATGAAGAGTTTTTGAGAATCTTGACAAATGAAGAGCAACAACAGTTACTGAAGTTACTTCCTGTGGTTGATACTGCTAAACTTCCTGATAG CCTTAAAGTCATGTTCAATAGTTCTCAATTCAAGGAGAACTTAACATATTTTCAGCAGCTTCTTGCGGAAGGGGTTTTTGATATCTCATTGCGGGGGGCAAAACCTGAAGACTGCAAGACTTTGAAAAGACTTGCCATATCCAATCTGTCAAAGTCAAAATGGGTTGAACACTATAATTTTCTCAAG ACGCAGAAATGTAAAAACAAAGCTGGAAAATTTGATTCTTTTGGATCTGCTGTTACAGCAACAACTAATGCAAACAAGAGAACTCGTGACAGCAGAAATCAAAACTTCCCAG AAATGAATACAGAAATGAGGAGCCCAAAGAAAATGATCACAAAGTTTGACAGTGAGGTCAAAGAGGGTGTAGAAGATGGTGCTTGCTATAGTCCAAAGAGTCTATTTACTTTGCCTACTGATGCTAGTTCACTCATGCTTGATTCATTAAACTTTGTGGAGGAGATTAATGAGCAGGATCTGCTGCTAGAGGTGCCATCCAACACTTCTTTTCCTCAGGCAGAGCTCTTGCACCCTAGTTCAAGCCATGGTGCTCAAGTCAGCACTAGTAGTAGCTCAGTGTATTCACATCTTACTCATCATTAA